Proteins from a genomic interval of Acetobacterium woodii DSM 1030:
- a CDS encoding 5-bromo-4-chloroindolyl phosphate hydrolysis family protein, with the protein MIKKDYSNIGNDIKDIVQNALNSDEFKELNKNISETVNRAMDEVKRSGQYWQEQQRKQRENNQQKSQQDRINNSKPRQTTRKRDDQKNNNRLQSNNSAQMPKKNLISKSPHGRVSGVLLMVFGNIGIGLSLLFFLIFSFLTNVAFESLPLWGVSTGVLLPIFVISVLMAARGSGLRSRVKRFRQYSSRLKGRNFCKITELSEPIGRSKKYVVKDLRKMIRLGMFPEGRIDADENYLLISDEAYENHLKLKEGKRLEAEEARSEQEALARKKKLEAENPQMKEVHEVITEGNNIISEINAANVAIEGEVISLKLDRLEVVITKIFGFIEDNPDGLPEIRKFMGYYLPTTLKLVGVYRDLDAETIQGANIMATKKEIEDTLDTINHAFENLLDSFYEDTAMDVSSDISVLNTMLAQEGLTQSDFKNK; encoded by the coding sequence ATGATAAAAAAAGATTATTCAAATATTGGAAATGATATCAAAGATATTGTCCAGAATGCCTTAAATTCTGATGAATTTAAAGAGCTTAACAAAAATATTTCGGAGACTGTAAACCGAGCAATGGATGAAGTGAAACGGAGTGGACAATACTGGCAGGAACAACAGAGGAAACAAAGAGAAAATAACCAGCAAAAAAGCCAGCAAGATAGAATAAATAATTCTAAGCCAAGACAAACGACAAGAAAGCGGGACGATCAAAAGAATAATAATCGTTTGCAGAGCAACAATTCGGCACAAATGCCAAAGAAAAACCTTATTTCGAAATCACCTCATGGTCGTGTATCCGGGGTTTTGCTGATGGTATTTGGTAACATCGGAATTGGTTTATCATTATTATTTTTTCTCATTTTTTCGTTTTTAACGAACGTTGCCTTCGAAAGTTTGCCGCTTTGGGGGGTCTCAACCGGGGTATTATTGCCCATTTTTGTGATTAGTGTATTAATGGCCGCCAGAGGTTCCGGATTGCGGTCCAGAGTTAAGCGGTTTCGGCAATATAGCAGCCGTTTAAAAGGTCGGAATTTTTGCAAAATTACCGAGTTGTCAGAACCGATTGGCCGCAGTAAAAAATATGTCGTCAAAGATCTGAGAAAAATGATTCGCTTGGGGATGTTTCCAGAAGGCCGAATCGACGCAGACGAAAATTATCTGTTAATCAGTGATGAAGCTTATGAAAATCACTTGAAATTAAAAGAAGGAAAACGGCTTGAAGCGGAAGAAGCGCGATCTGAGCAGGAAGCTTTGGCGCGAAAGAAAAAATTAGAAGCAGAGAATCCGCAGATGAAGGAAGTTCATGAAGTTATTACTGAAGGAAATAACATCATCAGCGAAATCAATGCGGCCAATGTGGCAATTGAAGGAGAAGTTATTTCCCTGAAATTGGATCGGTTGGAAGTAGTTATTACTAAAATCTTTGGATTTATTGAAGATAATCCCGATGGATTGCCGGAAATCCGAAAATTTATGGGCTACTATTTACCAACAACGTTAAAGCTGGTAGGAGTATATCGCGATTTGGATGCTGAAACGATTCAAGGAGCCAATATTATGGCAACCAAAAAAGAAATCGAAGATACTTTAGATACGATCAATCATGCGTTTGAAAATCTGCTGGATAGTTTTTATGAAGATACCGCCATGGATGTATCAAGCGATATTTCGGTACTGAATACAATGCTTGCTCAGGAAGGGCTTACTCAAAGCGATTTCAAGAATAAATGA